One part of the Orenia metallireducens genome encodes these proteins:
- the pta gene encoding phosphate acetyltransferase, with the protein MSFIGMIHDKAKSDRKKIVLPEGTEPRMIKAVPIILEKEIADIILLGDEQEIKDVALEHGVDLIGAEIINPLESDKLSDYANTYYELRKHKGVTLEDAQEQIKDPLYYGAMMVKKGDADGKVAGAANSTGNVLRAAIKIVGTAEGISVISGAFIMIVQDKDFGTDGLMVFGDCAVNPAPNANQLAEIAISSAKTAKDLAGIDPKVAMLSFSTNGSAKHELVDKVQQATKIAQEAQPELEIDGEMQSDAAIVPVVAQKKYPNSEIAGNANVLIFPDLEAGNICYKLVQRLAHAEAIGPILQGVAKPVNDLSRGCNVQDIVNVVAITAVQAQNC; encoded by the coding sequence ATGAGTTTTATAGGAATGATTCATGATAAGGCAAAAAGTGATAGAAAAAAGATTGTTCTGCCAGAAGGAACTGAACCAAGAATGATTAAAGCTGTTCCTATTATTTTAGAAAAAGAGATTGCTGATATTATATTATTGGGTGATGAACAAGAGATTAAAGATGTAGCTTTAGAGCATGGTGTAGATTTAATAGGGGCTGAAATCATTAATCCACTAGAATCAGATAAGTTAAGTGATTATGCTAATACTTATTATGAGTTAAGAAAGCATAAAGGTGTTACTTTAGAAGATGCTCAAGAGCAGATCAAAGACCCTTTGTACTATGGAGCAATGATGGTTAAAAAAGGAGATGCTGATGGTAAGGTAGCAGGTGCTGCCAACTCTACTGGAAATGTATTACGTGCAGCTATTAAGATAGTGGGTACTGCTGAGGGGATTTCTGTTATCTCAGGAGCATTTATTATGATTGTACAAGATAAAGATTTTGGTACAGATGGATTGATGGTATTTGGAGATTGTGCTGTAAATCCAGCTCCAAATGCAAATCAATTGGCTGAAATTGCTATCTCTTCTGCAAAGACAGCTAAGGATTTAGCTGGTATTGATCCAAAAGTAGCTATGTTATCCTTCTCTACAAATGGCAGTGCTAAGCATGAGCTTGTAGATAAAGTACAACAGGCTACTAAAATAGCCCAAGAAGCTCAACCAGAGTTAGAGATAGATGGAGAGATGCAATCAGATGCAGCAATTGTACCTGTGGTTGCTCAGAAGAAGTATCCTAATAGTGAAATTGCAGGAAATGCTAATGTATTAATCTTCCCGGATTTAGAGGCAGGAAACATCTGTTATAAATTGGTTCAGAGGTTAGCACATGCAGAGGCTATTGGACCTATCCTACAGGGTGTAGCAAA